One Stratiformator vulcanicus genomic window, CCTCCTCCTGCACCGGATAAGGATCGTACGGCAGTGCATCGAGATACTGCGACAACAGGTCGTCGCGACTGGGCGGGGCATCAGGCATTCTGGCGGCGCTCGTTGAGCAACGTGTCGGGAAGCCGCATCATAAGTGCTCGCCGTGATGATCGCGAAGCACGTGCAATGGGGTGTGCCTGGGAGGGCATGGGTGAGGAGTGAGAAGCGAGAAGCCAGAAGCGAGGAGTCAGAAGTCAGTAGCCAGAAGTTAGTAGCAAGAGGCCTCGCGACTTGAGAGAGGGGACAGAGCTATAGTTCGGCGTTCTTCGCTTCTTATTCCGACTTCTAACTTCCGACTCCTGGCTTCCAATTTCCAACTTCCAACTCCAACCATCTCAATCATCGCGTGCCGACGTGCAGCCACGTTTTGAAAGACTGAGCATTGAATACTGTTGACCAAGAAGACTTGTTCAAAGACTTTCGCTGGAAGATGCCCGTGGCCGAGCGATGGGCGTATTTCAATCACGCTGCCGTCGCGCCTCTGCCGTCGCCAACGCGGGGGGCGATGACGGAGTACGTCAACGACTTCTGCGAAAATGGGACGGCCGATTGGCCGCGTTGGCGGAAGAACGTCGAAAAGGTCCGGACTCTCGCCGCCGAGATGATTGGCGCGGAGCCGTCAGAAATCGCCTTCATTCGCAGCACGACCGAAGGTATCGGCTTGGTCGCGGAAGGGTTCCCTTGGCAGCCGGGCGATAATGTCGTCGTGCCGCGGTCGGAGTTCCCGAGCAATCTCCACCCGTGGCGAAACCTCAAGAGTCGGGGCGTCGAGGTCCGAATCATCGGCGATGGTTGTGAGGGGATCGATCCCACAGAGATCGACGCCGCCTGCGATGCACGGACTCGGATCGTCAGTTGCAGTTGGGTCGGCTACCTGACCGGCTGGCGTTGTGACGTAGCCGCCCTTTGCGAAATCGCCCATCAGCACGCGGCCCTGTTTTTTCTCGACGCGATTCAGGGGCTCGGGGTTCTGCCACTCGACGTGAAAGACATCCCGATCGACTTTCTCGCCGCCGACGGACACAAGTGGATGCTCGGACCGGAAGGAGCCGGTGTGATGTATGTGCGCGAGGAAAATCTTGAACGTCTCCGTCCTCTACTGGTGGGCTGGAACAGCGTGACGAACGCGGCTCAGTTCGATCACGACACGTTCGACTTGAAGCCAAATGCCGGTCGCTACGAGGGGGGGACCTACAACATGGTTGGCGCGGCAGGGCTTGCTGCGAGTCTCGAGCTGCTGTCGGCGGTCGGGCCTCATCGATCAGCCAAACGGCTCCGCGAGATAACCGATTTGCTCGCCGAGCAGCTACGGAGCATCGGAGCTCGCATCGCGAGCGACCGTTCGGAAAAACATTGGTCCGGCATTGTCGCCGCCGATCTACCGGGGATCGACAAGTCAATCGTTTTGGGAGAGGCTGCCGACGCCGGTATTCAGCTCAGCGTCCGCGGCGGAAACCTTCGCTTGAGCCCACATATCTACAGCACGCCGGCAGACTCCGAGCGTCTCGTCAGTTTTCTCAGAGCGCAATAATGAATTGTCGGAAAGGTATGATAACCGCCCAACGGTAACTCGATTTCGGTTTTTTCTTTGAGGAATCTTTCTTTGCAAGGCTCTATTTCGAAAGGGCTTACGATCGAGTCGCCAACATGTCTTTTAAATTTGGAGATAATTTGTCAAATCGACGCGCCCTGATTTGAGCCACGCTACGCCCATTGTCTTAACCAGTCTCTAATCACTTCACAGAGTCGTCACACCTCCGAATTTCATCGGACGATGACTCGGACCGCTCAGGAGCCGCTCAATGAACCGTCACCACGGTCGCGCTCGGCGTGCGCGCGCATTTACGCTGATCGAACTTCTCGTCGTGATTGCGATTATCGCAATTTTGATAGCCCTACTGCTGCCTGCAGTGCAGCAGGCTCGCGAGGCGGCGCGGCGTAGCTCGTGTAAGAACAACCTGAAGCAGATCGGGTTGGCAATGCACAATTATCACGACGTCCACAATGCATTTCCGCCCGGTATCGTCGCGGAGGAGGGAAGCATCCAATATCGAGGCGGAGGAGCAGCCGCCGGAATGAGGGCTTGTGCGAACGTCTTAATTCTTCCATTTCTAGAGGAGACGGCCCTCTATGAGCAGTACGACTTCAACGTTGAGCCCCGCGATGTCGCGGCGCTAATTCTTGCCGCGGGCGCTCCAAATACCTTTATTTGCCCGTCCGATCCGATCCCGAATCGGGTTATCCCCGGCTACACGTCGTGGGGCTACGCCAGCAGTCATCCGTTGCGAACTGCTCCACGAGGCTTTATGGAAAGTCGCAACAATTACAGTGACGATCGAAACGTCGCTTTAGCATGGGTCAGCTATGCTCTGAATTCCGGCCGAAAGTTACTCGATGATCCTGCCGGCGGAAGCTATGACCGCGACGATTATTATTCGAACGTCGACTTAAGAGTGCTTCCGGCCGCTGCCGGGTCGAGATCGCTCGCGGGTCCCTTCTCAGTTAATAGTCGGACACGCTTTCGTGATATGACCGATGGTTCTTCTAACACTCTGCTCTTGGGTGAGGCCACATTTAACGATTTGCCGAACCATGACGAATCCAGTTGCGGTGAAAGCTCGAACTGCGGTCGCTCAAGAATGAATCCCTTCTTTCACGGCTCGGATGCGGCCGTCATGCGTTCGACCGAGTTTCCACCTCAGTCCAGTATTTTCGACTGTACTCAGCGTTTAGGGCTACACGAGTATGAATGCGGTCGTCTGTTTGCCGGCCCGCACGTCGGCGGAATTCAAGTCGTACTCGGCGATGGATCGACCCACTTCGTTAGTGAGAATATTTCCCTGGCGGTTTGGCAGAACCTCGGCTCCATGGGCGACGGTATCCCCGTGACAACATTCTAAGTTCAAGCCTGTCTTAACCGTTAAGATTACAGGGGGAGTATGATCAATGACAAAGTCGATCTCTCGACATTATTCGACGGCTTGGCTCGCCATATTTGCGGCTTGTTTGCTCGGGTGTGGCTCGGAATCTGGTGTTCCCGGCCAGACGGTATCAGGGCACGTGAGCGTTAACGGCAAGCCGATCAATGATGGCAAAATCTGGTTCCTTCCGCAGGAAATCCGAGAAGATTCTCTCAGTCGCGTGGCATGGTCGCAGATTGACGACGGCACTTACAGTATTAAGTCTGAGGAGGGACCTGCCCCCGGCGAGCACGTCGTGAGAATCGAGGCTTATGACAGATCGAATGAGTCGAAAGAAGTATTCGACGAGGATACCGGTGAAACCGTCGAGCAGGTCGTTGAGGTAGTTGACCAACTCCTCCCCCCAGAATTTAACAGCCGATCCGGTCTTTCTGCGACGATCGCTGAAGGTAACAACGAAGTGGATTTTGAGCTGGACCCCTAGCGCGAAGTACTGCTTCTTCTGTCTCAACAAACATGCTTTCATCCGCGAGGTTTTCTAATGAAGTCCAAAGGATTCACGCTCATTGAATTATTGGTGGTTATCGCCATCATCGCCATTTTGATTGCCCTGCTACTTCCGGCAGTGCAACAGGCACGTGAGGCGGCCCGCCGCAGTACTTGCAAAAACAATTTGAAGCAGATCGGTCTCGCTCTTCACAATTACCTCGATACCGCCAACGAATTTCCGGCCGCGGTTTACCCTTCGGAGGGTCCAAATTCCGCGTTGGGAAATCAAGAGGCTTATTGGGCTTGGGGTACGATGATTTTGCCCTACATGGAGCAGGCCACGCTCTATCAAACCCTCAATGCTTCCAACGCGAGCGCGGAAGTGGCGCTCCAGACGCACGGCTCACCCAACGCTGATCCGACGATGGTGACGCAGTCGAGAATCGGCTCGCTCGTCTGTCCGTCCGACTCCGGTCCCGCGCTCGCCGTTGAAACGCAGCGCCGGATGTATGGACAGGCTTGGACAAGCTTTCTCGGTCACGATGCCGTTCTCTCGAAGACCAATTATCTTGCTTCGCAAGGCACGGGCACGCGGGTGCCGAATGGAACAGACTTTGGCGATGGATTTATGCAAAATCGATTTGGCGTCAACGTCGAAGACGTCGTCGACGGGTTAAGCAATACGATCGCCATCGGCGAGCGCGCGTGGGATTCACCGAAAGGGGCGAACGGCTTTGGGGGCGTGATCTTTACAGTCGCGAAAAATAACGCGACGGAGGATGCCAGCGGCGTCGTCGGAGCGGGACTGAACCCCCGAGTCAGTGGAGATGCCCAAGACGGATTCAGCAGCTTCCATGTCGGTGGCGTGCAGTTCGTGATGGGAGACGGTTCGGTCCACTTCATCAGCGAGAATATCTCGCAAGGTGTTCTTAATAATCTCGCCGATCGATCTGACGGAACTCCAATCGGTGAATTCTAAACTGACACTCAGTCCTTGAATACGATACGCGGCCGGAGCGTTTGCTCCGGTCGGTCGTGTTCAGCGATGCAGATAAGATTCCCGGCCGGGTCGATGACGGCCAATTCATCGAATGCGGACGCGTCATGAAATTCAAGTC contains:
- a CDS encoding aminotransferase class V-fold PLP-dependent enzyme; protein product: MNTVDQEDLFKDFRWKMPVAERWAYFNHAAVAPLPSPTRGAMTEYVNDFCENGTADWPRWRKNVEKVRTLAAEMIGAEPSEIAFIRSTTEGIGLVAEGFPWQPGDNVVVPRSEFPSNLHPWRNLKSRGVEVRIIGDGCEGIDPTEIDAACDARTRIVSCSWVGYLTGWRCDVAALCEIAHQHAALFFLDAIQGLGVLPLDVKDIPIDFLAADGHKWMLGPEGAGVMYVREENLERLRPLLVGWNSVTNAAQFDHDTFDLKPNAGRYEGGTYNMVGAAGLAASLELLSAVGPHRSAKRLREITDLLAEQLRSIGARIASDRSEKHWSGIVAADLPGIDKSIVLGEAADAGIQLSVRGGNLRLSPHIYSTPADSERLVSFLRAQ
- a CDS encoding DUF1559 domain-containing protein, with the translated sequence MNRHHGRARRARAFTLIELLVVIAIIAILIALLLPAVQQAREAARRSSCKNNLKQIGLAMHNYHDVHNAFPPGIVAEEGSIQYRGGGAAAGMRACANVLILPFLEETALYEQYDFNVEPRDVAALILAAGAPNTFICPSDPIPNRVIPGYTSWGYASSHPLRTAPRGFMESRNNYSDDRNVALAWVSYALNSGRKLLDDPAGGSYDRDDYYSNVDLRVLPAAAGSRSLAGPFSVNSRTRFRDMTDGSSNTLLLGEATFNDLPNHDESSCGESSNCGRSRMNPFFHGSDAAVMRSTEFPPQSSIFDCTQRLGLHEYECGRLFAGPHVGGIQVVLGDGSTHFVSENISLAVWQNLGSMGDGIPVTTF
- a CDS encoding DUF1559 domain-containing protein; translation: MKSKGFTLIELLVVIAIIAILIALLLPAVQQAREAARRSTCKNNLKQIGLALHNYLDTANEFPAAVYPSEGPNSALGNQEAYWAWGTMILPYMEQATLYQTLNASNASAEVALQTHGSPNADPTMVTQSRIGSLVCPSDSGPALAVETQRRMYGQAWTSFLGHDAVLSKTNYLASQGTGTRVPNGTDFGDGFMQNRFGVNVEDVVDGLSNTIAIGERAWDSPKGANGFGGVIFTVAKNNATEDASGVVGAGLNPRVSGDAQDGFSSFHVGGVQFVMGDGSVHFISENISQGVLNNLADRSDGTPIGEF